The genomic stretch GTAATAGCaagtcttcaaaaaaaaaaaaaaaaaaaaaaatatggatatACTTAATATCACTGCCATAAAATTATTGGGAATTTTGGCTGTAAGAATTTCAAACTGGTATCTGAAAACAATCAAAAGACCTTTCTGTGTGCTTAGAAAACTTTGGATAGTAAAATCTGAACAGCgtaagttttcttgtgaagAGTATGAATCTGTGTCTATTAAACTATGTTTACAGCCTCTGTTAATTGAAACGAGCATTGTGGTCTTCAAAACATGTTACAAAAACAATGACTATAGGCTTCAGTGATGACAAAACGGAAAAGGTTCATGGGAGTTTACTCCAAATCATCTTCCTCTAGTGATGCTGACTGATCTCCTCCTCCAGCTGCGGCGCTGCTCATCATGAGACGCTGTGCAAACATTTAAGTTGCAAATGTTATCAAATCAGGCCACCAAAATGAGCATATCTCATAAGATTTCAATACTTCACACCTCATCAAATACTCAtgatttatacatgtataaaaatataagttattttttttttacaaaataagcttttaaagcacattctgtggaaaaaaaatattaaacttttttccccattattctagtaaaaaaaaagtacaatggAACTAATCATTACTGAAAACAGTGTATGAGGTCAGAGCATGCTctcaggatttttttctaatatatgTGTCTGCATGGAACAGAGTagataaagaaagacaaatttgtGACCACATGGTGAGAAGACGGGAAGAATCTAAATGTAGCATCTTGTTAGGTTCCCTGACACAAGAAGTATCTTGCTGGGATGAGAGGATGGGACCTCTTTTGTTTTACAGGAAGAAATTGCAATGGTAGTTCCATCAAAGCATGAAGTAATATGAAAGCCATGCCTTCTTTGACATAATTTTTAAGACATATAGATGGTTAGCCAAAAGCACACAAGATAATCCCAAATAAAGAATACCTATGGATCAGAAAAACAGAACATGAAAAAAGCCTGGTTGCTTTGCTGATCAACAAGAGCATCAGATTGACTGTCAGATCAATAGCAAATGTAGGTTCTTTCTTGTCAGCAATTTGTTTGTGGAAACATTCATGAAACACAAACCATCTCTTTACAGCAGTTCAAACAAACTGACATTGTTGACAGTTAAGCATCATAATGACTACCTAACATACCTGTCCTGCTGAAGGCAGTCTCTGGATAAGGAGCTGGAATACCTGAGGAGGCAGTGTCTGCTGCAGCACCTGAAGCAGCTGCTGAGGCTGTCCACATACAGCAACAGCATTGCTCAGGTGTTCCACTCCATTCTCGATGTCACCTGAACACAAAAACAGAGATAGTTTTATACCTTCTTGTTTGTATGGATACTAAATTTGGTAGCACCATCAGCTAGGCTGATATACTCTGCTAAATATCTCAACTAAGTCGTTATGCAAATGCCTACTAAAGTCTATAATGCTCATGCAATATCTGATctttaatgttttgaaatatgtttgcGACACACATTGTTGAGAAAGTCCTTTTCTTGCAGTTACATACCAACCAGACCTTATTGATAACacatctttttcctttcttctactcaagaaccaacaaaatattttaacattaaaatagaaaactaaAAGTGTCACAAATCGTTCTTGCCACAAGCTTAGCTAGCAATCAGGCTAGTGTTCAGATCATCTGCTGATTTACTTTAAAAAGCCAATGCTTTTGCATAttaacacttttcttttttgcaaatATAACAAATACCCACTCtgttttgttacttttcttcttttcttatgtAAACACCTCCAGTACTTCACTGAAATTTTAATGAACTTTGCTACCTTAAACTTTCTGGCAATGATAACTTCCAAGGTTCAAAGGACCACCTGAACATACCTGCTGCCAAGAGTTCCTCTCCCTGCTGCACTTCCTGAAGGAAGAAGCGCTGCATAGCCTCTGGGCTTGACAGGTCTGGCAGCTGCGAACAGGATCAGCAATTATTTAATTGCCATCCACTTGACACATAGTATTCTATATAATATGGTATAACCTACACACAAATTAGTGTGTCACATTGCCCACAGAATAATCTATACATGTTCTTaccaatgttttaataaaagtaGTCAATGTTTTACacatcatacacacataacTTTTAGGGAACCTAAAACATTTCAGCTTTACACCAGTAAAGATGAGCAACTCAAGAtgatgatgctcacctctactGGTCatcaaaaaattatataatcaCACTTTCTGGGATGGGGAGGGAAATAGGACTGGTGCTGTACCctaaaaaaacaatatcacggcaagacaaccagccctgtaaacagatgacataTGCAGAGCAGAACAGCCTGCCTGAGataactgaacccaggacagcacaCCTTACTGGTGACAGGTACTATTGCACCACTGGGCCACCCAGAATATAGGGGGTCTGACCAAAAAGAGCCATATGGACTATTTTAACACCAAAAGTGGTACTATTGTAGCCATTTACACTATTTTAACATCAGTAGCGGTATCATTCTTCCTGTAGTGAAGACTGGCGCAAGACATGGCggaatattatcaccaacaatcttcctgatggtcatagactggattatgtgcaagacaaccaaagacaacaacaccggtatccagtggacattcaccaaacagctagaggacctggactttgcagatgacattattctcctatctcattggcaacaacatgcacaaactcAACtaagtaagctagcagaggaagctgagaagactggcttaaaggtcaagaaagaagaccaaagtgatgagaatcaacagcaagcaggatCTCTCAATCCAACTTctaggagagaacatcctggaaacaaaTCACTTCGtgtatctaataataataatatgacctagaataagatggcctgaaaagatctccaacagctgcctgtggaaaaaaaccagccagaatgccactagccaagacatcacaaagcgcaaatggtgctggataggacacaccctgagcaaaccagctgacaccatggccaggcaggcacttgactggaatcctcaggggaagaagagagtttggagaccgaagcagacttggaaaagaacagtagaaagtgaggcaaaggacatcggaaccacatgggcccaactgaaaggggctgcccaaaaccgggtctgctagtgaggtgttgttgcggccatATACTCCTCAAGGAAGCAACAATGAATAAACTGAACTAGTGGTATCATTGTATGTTTTTGAGTCTTGCAGGGGTTGAGGAATTGATGAATTGGCATTTTACatggagccagcaactaaggctagaTCACAGCAAAGgtagccagtcctgtaaacagatgtcacatgcagagaaagaactgagtCTTGTTGATTAAAACATTTGTGGGGAAAGACCTCCCTACTCAGCATTACTTATTTTGGCTTAAGAATATTTCCTTTTGATCAgttctttttgaaatatttctactACTGGCCTATTTCAGGGAGCATAGAGCACTTCTTATAAAATCTTCAGTGACTGGTTTTTCACAAAGAGGGTGGAGCACTTTCTTTGAAAAACataaccagggcttctgcttacgcaaaaaattgcgtacagtacgcattaaaagttcggaggacaccttcaattttcgttcatggggtccccttcaaatttgggcaaagaacagggaccccttaaaaatctgaagagaatttagccttagcagaagccctgcataactgacaattatttaaaaaacattttctagccATTTCTCCAATGAGCTAGGTTTGTGGTTTAACTTTTGACAGAGGCAATACAATTTAATGAACTATGTTATTCTtcttaaatgtttatgtaataGGACAGCATATAATATTTTCACTTCATGCTCAGAGTATTCCACTAGcaaattactaaaaaaatcaATGTAGGTTTATTTATACAgctattttttacattttttagaaGTGAGTTTTGTAAGCACATTTACTCAATTAAAATGTCACTAAATTGTGCTTATAACTGCCTTGATGGAAAAGAGGGGGGAGGGTGATTCACACCAagtcagctctgtaaacagataccacatgcagagaaagaacagtgtgcccgagacaagatctgaaccctggacagTCAATTCTCACTGAACTGGTGACTGGCGCGaactgttgcgccaccagaccatGCTGGAGACCACGATCGAGACATGTCACagagttgttaaaaaaaagctatttatgTTGATACACATAAACCTAAAATGAAGGCACCGTGCCACACAACTTAAAGATAATTTATCACAGGCCAAACTTCCTTTaaggaaagaacaaaattaaaaaatattttgtgtaattttgttgttgttgttgcttaaaGCAGGTAGATCAAAGAACTACAGTCCTAAAAATTGAGCACAAAAAATAGGTTTCAAAGAATGAACttcaaaaaatttctttttgcagCAGTAAAATCATATAGTCTTCAAAATGGAAAAACACTCATAATGCCATCACGTAAAGATACTGAATCAATccatttaaaactttaaattatCTTACCACGTTTGATAATGTTCAATGATCGGGCTGTCCAATGCAGCAAGTTAGCTCATTGACCTATAACtattaaattgtgtttattgaAGTTCTTTCATTGTTACTGTACCTGAGTTTTCGACTGGGCTTGTTTTTGCTGCCTCAACTTTTTCCTTTCTGCAAATACGCAAAGAATAAATTTCTTAGGTTTATCCACGCACTTACATGGTATGTGATAAACTCAAAGAGCTGCATGCATACTATAACGTGCAATGTGACCCTTAGAATGACCTGTTCATCTGATGAAATGAACATCGACCATCGAGATGAAACTCTTTCAGAACTGATTATACAGCACCATTCAATGTAAGAAATCTGTAATTTTCATAACCTGGTCATAATAAAAGAATGGCACTAAAAACACCTAGCACAAAGATGCGAATTACTTCATATTTTCGGATAGATCATTAGAGGTGGACATCGACTCATAATTGTCATTTTCTCAGAGACAGTTGATTTAACTATACTTACTTTCTCGTAATTTCTGCTTAAAATCGGGATCACTTCTCCTTTTCTgatcaaaataaatgcaatagCCTATGAAACAAAGGCCTGCGCCTGCGGCAGCGATTCCTAACGTCGTTCTTGACATCATCTCAATACCACGCTGCAGGTAGAAGTTATATGGCAAGCCAAAACGGAGCAGGTAGTGACGTAAACGCATGCGCACACTGATGGGATAGGGTGTGGGCCAGCGTCGTCAAGAGAGAATGTACACaggcttgatgatgatgatcgatgtcgatttgtaatgcgcagatatccattccgaagaatgctcattgcgcacaaaaaacaaaagaacaaaaaataaagtgaacaaatatataaaacaccaggaaagtaaaaaatagagacagaagtgattcttttttgaaagaaacagatgggtcttcagccTTTTTCGAAACGTGGTTGCTTCAGGCTTCTATGATTTGACTGTGAGTATGCAGCCGCAGAATTCTCATGTCCCAGAAGTCATCCCTATCCCACTGCTGGATTGTTACTCCAAAAATAAGAAGTCATATCCTACtatacatgtaaataataattatgtgaGAATTTATAGAGTGCGATATCTCGGCCCAATGCAAACTCGttgtgctgaacaagatcacgAAATAGAAAGATgaacagtgatgatgatgtctgtttgtaatgcgcaggtatccattcagaagaatgctcattgcgcagcaaaaaacaaaaaagtgcgAAGACTCGCTGCACTCCGGCAGTAAAGGGTGGTCACTATACAGATTTTAATGTTAACGAATCCAGGGAATAAGGGTTAGTGGCATCaggagaataataataaacgcaaaatttaaatagtgcatactcacattcctaaggagcatgctctcagtcTCAGCGATGAAAAACTAGACATGGGTAAACGTGTGAGGGACAGAAGTACTATCAACAACATTTGAACTACAGATCGAAGAATTTACTGATCATGATCGATAGattacaaaaaatacagaaaacgcagtTAACATGCAAGGACTGAGATTATCGGGTTGTTTTTTGCAAAAGGAAAATGAGTAGGGAAGTAGGAAAAAGCGGATAAGAGGGGAATTAGGGTGTGAAAAAggctagcattgtgtggactgttgcaTGTTATGAGAGATGTGTTTTAAGTGCATACAGTGAATAttgaaaaatcttcagaatattaagaaatgttttgaaactgCAAAATGGTGATCGTCgcttcagtttattcactgcaACTCCAGGTTGGTGCCGAAGTGAGTGAAGTACCGCGGAATGGAATCTAGCCAATAGTTTCAAACATGCAGTTcccacttcaaaataacattatacaCAATCCAGCTGCAAAAGTGAACAAGGAAGAAACTGTAGCAAAAGTACATATAAATacggtccaacacttttatccaaatcaaTGCATtaccacaacacagaaacacaaatcaAAGAGAGGCGATACAGATACACAGAAAATAGACCTCTCcaactgcttttattttctgcactCGACAACTGCACAAACCCTACATTAACTCATTTTTTTGACATAACAGTGCAAATCTTGGCACAAACATGGGTTATGGACGCCACATCACTTCTGAAggttcattaacatttttatttaacatttgtaTTGTACAGCATCCCAGTCAAAACAGATTGCATTCTCTGTATTGaccaataaataataaagagaaaatacaatttaaaaaacaaccaaGTAATGATGACACTTTAATGCATAAAACAAGCATAATcgtgtaataaataaattaataaaatcaagcTTAACTCCgggcttctgctaaggttaaattctttggggtcccagggaccccttcttcagatttctaaggggtcccaggttAGCTCTAAGGGGTCCCATGAGAAAAGCTGGAAAAAATTACCCCCAGCAAATCaccatactttgttcaactgcctttcgggcacacaaagcactgtaatgtctagtcagaaatggcgagatttctgtgccatgaagagtgagcaagcatctgtgatgagcttatgctcactgtacctGGGGTGCTccctttctttccgtttctgacacgatgattttaaccacgctgtcaacgacatcttgcaAATAGGTTAGTGGAATtcttcccggtaaggggaaaaaactcagtgcaagggaagtaactctcaccttgtagcagacacCAATAGACTGGGCtacgacgtcagacactacacttacccaattttgtatctgttcttcccccaaatttgaaggggtcccttgggaccccattgacgaaaattgaaggggttctccaaacttttaatgcgtactgtacgcaattttttgcgtaagcagaagccctgcttaactaattaaaaataccatttaaaaagaaattcctATGATGCATAGTACTTGGcataggaagaaaaaaaaaaacaaaaaactaatttgCTTGGCGTTTCACATGTAAGGgttaaagttttctttgatttcaagGTGTGTATCATGGCGTCCAGAACAACATATGTTAATGCATGGTAAGCTCCCCTAAATGTTGTTCCCAGATCATCTACTCAAAGCACTTTTACTCCACACTTTATACTTACAGAAGCAGACAGCTGAGTGATTAAAGGAGTCCCAAACCGACTTGCTGGTATATTGCAGACATTAATTTCACTTGCCTTTACTTCTTCTATTCCAGATCAGTCTATAAAACCAGTACCTCATAAGTTTGGAACGTCCTGcacaagaaactttttttggtAAAGCTCCGATGATTTTTTCTATTCACTATGCTGATGCTGCCCAGGTCATATCAGTCtagttgtctgtcagtcttaAAGACTCAAACATCCTTAACCTTTCATAAGCTTTGTAAAGTGTAACCCACAGCATTAGGCTTGACGTTTGtgcacatatatgtgtgtgtgaagaaaatgaCATTCTACTATTGCCATGGAATCTGACAAAATTGATAATCTTTATATAAGAACCAATGATTTAATGGAGAAAATAATCCACCAACACCACCTTTAAgaataaggaaaataatattgaaaaaggaatgaaaagcATAAATgctatcaataaataaaataaacttgaaacaGAAACTCCAAAATCTCAAACACCACTTTAAAATGACAGCATTTTGTGGTATTTAGTTTCTGGACAAAAATCtataaacatcacaaataaTACTTTGTTGATGATCATTGGATCActataatacaaataatttacaaacacATAATCATAGCAAAGAAATTACTGGTAAGCATTGAAAGTGCTTACTGCTCTTCTCAACTTCAATGTTTTCAGATCCAGCAATGTGTGTGCTTCAGAGCTGCAGATCTAAAGATAACTATTCTAACTGTAGAAATCACGAGACTGTTAAAACGTCTACTTTCTTCTTATAAGGCTGCCGGCTAGCATTgtttagatcaggggtgggcaattaattttcccaaggggccggatgagaaactggaatggttctagagggccggatgagaaactgggatggttctagagggccggactaatatagttaactcagttttacccaatactgtatatatagtatatttactggtgggcggccagcgggcgggccggtcagagacaggaggcgggccggatccggcccgcgggcaggcgtttgcccaggtctggtttagataaaaaaatattttgtaataaacaatattgcttaaacaaatgaaacaacttCGCCCTTCACTACTTTGATACACCCTGTGGTTTCTCCATCGAtgcaaacaacacacacacacacacaaaaacagaaaaacacccATCAGAGTTGTGAAATTTACTCACATTCTTAATATGTAGTTTTGAATTTTATCAAGTGAATAGTGGCTTAAGAATTATTTATCCTTTCAAAAGAATTATTAGCTGATACAAAAATCACTTTCATAGTCTTGATAAATTACCATATGTTTGTGTTGCAAGACTCGACAGCATTCCACATTTTTCCTCTGGTCATCCACTGTATTACCAGTATCATATACATTGCAGAGAAAAAAtgggaagaatgaaaaaaaaaaaaagcaaaatgactACCGACCTGTTACATTTCTTCACATAGTAAAATTGTTGGAATGAGAGCAGAGAAAATATGCAGACTAAATCAGAAAAATCTAGTTGTGCAGATATTTATGAAAATTACAACTTCTGGGAGAGAGATAACAACAATTCCCCTTCTGGAAGCAAGCTTAATGTGCTGTGCTCACAGAAATATAAACAGGATGAGAGCGGATCGCACAATACATGCTTAAACAAGTGTAAAGCTACATAGTGGCAGAGCAGAGTTGAGGACTATCTGTGAGTTAATTCTGacacatatttttgaaagatgTGTTTTAACACCAGAATTAAACACTTTGAATGCAGTCACAGTTGCAAGAGAAAGGGTCAGAGAATTTGAAACATTGAAGCCAGGGAAGGAGAAGAGTCAATGAGACCATAATACCATCAGATTCAAAACTGGAATAGCTGTGTTGATATTTCTTATTCCTATTATATCAAATAGAggaataaaactaaaaagaacAGTCCTCCCTGCATATCTGTCATCAATTTGTTCTATATAATTTAgattgtgacaaaaaaaaaaaagcgaatgGGGATGTCTGTTATGGTCTTTCTGAGATACCAAGACTAGCAAAAAGTGATGAGtttataaaaagtacaaattgACAATGTACCATAAGattgaaaaatacaaattacaATATTGTTCTCTTAACCTTAAttcacaagaaatatttcattgtaaacagagaaaaacaatatttagaTTGTAGAAACCTTTTCTTGTGAAACCTTATttgccaaattaaaaaaaaagaagcaagataTGCAATCACAGTAGACATGTAGTCTCTCACATGAGAAAACAGTGAGAATGAACATTATAGCAACTGATGAGACAAAATAAGTGTTCCTGACACATGGTATTTCTGGATAAACACAATATGAAATCTGGCAAAATAAAATGCCACAAAAACAGGCCTACAAAAAAAGTAGACCTACGTCGTGCAATGTTTTTGCCACTGACAGTTATTATCCATAGCCAACAATTTCACATAATTAGCAGCAAGTGCTATGCTGGGATGTTTTCTGTTGCCGCTACCACAGCATATGGAGTGATTCCAGAGATGTGCAACAGGAAGTGGAACAACATCATAAGATGGCCTGGGAGGTAAATGACACTGGCATACAAAATCAAGGTGAGGATAAGCACAATAACAGAATTAAAGATAAAGCGCTCTTTTGGTTCCATCATGTAGATCGTAGAGATTAGAGTGTAGTGGAAATAGTAGTAGCGAACACATTCTGTAATCTTGCTCAGCAGTGACAGCACCATGTTCCCAACTCTTTTTATCTGCACACAATAATATAACATTTCTGTTTCAGTAGGAAGTATGCATATAGTTATCTCAGTTTTTATACATTAAAATAGCATCAGTATCAGCAATTTTAATAATGGTAGGTTTTATATGGTGCATTTCCTTAAACGGATGCACTTCACAAGAGATCGGGGGTAGTTCAGAATGAGGCTGTGGGATTGACATCActttcaagaagaaaatatattgaCTCACATGCACAGTTAAATTTGACAGGAacacaaaggaagaaagatacAGAAGTATCGTAGGAAAAAAACAGTCAGGATAGACTAATTACAGtaggtatttctgaaagagataGACTTTAAATCCAGCACATAGCATATAGCATCCCCACTGTTCAGCAAACTGAGGCAGAACATTCCAAATGCTGGGACCAGAGAATAAGCAATAGCCAAACATTTCCAGTGTAAAACATGGGACAATGAGGAAACCAGCATGGGCAAAGTGAACTGACTGGACAGGCTGATAGGGTGACAAGTTGAAATAGACTGGGGTTAGACCATAAAATTCATGATAGTAGAGCATGGTTATCTTGAATTCAATGCAAGCCTGAACTGGCAGCTAAAGGAAATTGTGCAGAGGTGGTGTGACATGATCAGCCTTCTGATCGTGCAATACAATGCAAACAGCATTGTTCTGAGCTTTTCAGAACTTACAGAGCAAGCAGCCAGAGAGATCAAAGAATGGAGAGTTACAATAGTCAAACCTAAACAATCCAAATAATGACGAAAGCTGCTTGGTGGAAGCAGAAAGGAGATGTCTGATGCAGCTGACCCTGTGCAATTCAGAGAGATGGCTTTGCAGACTGAATTAACATGATTGTCAAAagacaaatcaaatcaaactttattgtctgtctgcgGAAGTCCGagacagaaagttttcttttgctcacaatcactacatatatacaaacatatacatatatacagcataatgacattgccctgttgtcacactgccaccaagacatgcaggaaaaaacaaatgccttctcagaaacagctggaaaccttggcttgaagattacagcaaagaaaacgaaaagtatgagagtgaacgccagagtccaagacagcatcaaattaaatggagaagagattgaggaagttgacagtttcacctatcttgggtccaaaatgtcaaataccggggatgcagaggtggagattcgagcccgactggcgaaagcctcactcaggagcacatggaaggcaaaaaacatcagtcagaaaatcaagctgagaatcttcaagtcaactgtgatcagcaccctcctttacggatcagaatcatggaagatgaccaaaaccatcagtaacagacttgacgtcttcgaaaacagatgcctcaggcacatacttaacatcttttggccaaataccatcaccaacgaagaactgaaaccgact from Pomacea canaliculata isolate SZHN2017 linkage group LG8, ASM307304v1, whole genome shotgun sequence encodes the following:
- the LOC112570192 gene encoding mitochondrial import receptor subunit TOM20 homolog, with protein sequence MRLRHYLLRFGLPYNFYLQRGIEMMSRTTLGIAAAGAGLCFIGYCIYFDQKRRSDPDFKQKLREKRKKLRQQKQAQSKTQLPDLSSPEAMQRFFLQEVQQGEELLAAGDIENGVEHLSNAVAVCGQPQQLLQVLQQTLPPQVFQLLIQRLPSAGQRLMMSSAAAGGGDQSASLEEDDLE